One part of the Segnochrobactrum spirostomi genome encodes these proteins:
- a CDS encoding quaternary amine ABC transporter ATP-binding protein yields MTRPAAARDALVHSSDQPIRVRLEALTKIFGPSPAAAQTLLDRGASRAEIQKETGCVVGLHDVSFDVREGEILIVMGLSGSGKSTTLRCINRLIEPTSGRVVVDGTDVTGLSERDLLAFRRRKFGMVFQQFALFPHRSILSNVEYGLEIQGTPAAARRDRAMAAIEQVGLKGWETAFPAQLSGGMQQRAGLARALAIDPDILLMDEAFSALDPLIRRDMQGELVALQQRLRKTIVFVSHDLDEAIALGGRIVLMRDGRIVQQGSALSFLVDPADDYVERFVSHIDVLGVLTAADIMEEVPVALAESAGDADIAAAFARTGARFGFLVDAAGRPTASLSAGGAGRAKPHIVRSGETLRSTLGVLARDGHAVAVIDGDGGLIGLLSEHGVVAALAAQHRRTRARQDAAQGPEA; encoded by the coding sequence ATGACGCGACCAGCGGCAGCGCGGGATGCGCTCGTCCATTCGTCCGATCAGCCGATCAGGGTCCGCTTGGAGGCCCTGACGAAAATCTTCGGGCCCTCCCCCGCGGCGGCGCAGACGCTGCTCGACCGGGGTGCGAGCCGGGCTGAGATCCAGAAGGAGACCGGCTGCGTGGTCGGCCTCCACGATGTCTCCTTCGATGTCCGCGAGGGCGAGATCCTCATCGTCATGGGGCTCAGCGGCAGCGGCAAATCGACGACGCTCCGCTGCATCAACCGGCTGATCGAGCCGACCAGCGGGCGGGTCGTCGTCGACGGCACCGATGTCACCGGCCTCTCGGAGCGCGATCTCCTCGCCTTCCGCCGCCGTAAGTTCGGCATGGTCTTTCAGCAGTTCGCCCTGTTCCCGCACCGCTCCATCCTGAGCAACGTGGAATATGGCCTCGAGATCCAGGGCACCCCGGCCGCGGCGCGGCGCGACCGGGCCATGGCCGCGATCGAGCAGGTCGGCCTCAAGGGCTGGGAGACCGCCTTCCCGGCGCAGCTCTCCGGCGGCATGCAGCAGCGCGCCGGCCTCGCCCGTGCGCTCGCCATCGACCCCGACATCCTGCTCATGGACGAAGCCTTCAGCGCGCTCGATCCGCTGATCCGCCGGGACATGCAGGGAGAACTCGTCGCCCTTCAGCAGCGCCTGCGCAAGACGATCGTGTTCGTCTCCCACGATCTCGACGAGGCGATCGCCCTCGGCGGGCGAATCGTGCTGATGCGCGACGGCCGCATCGTCCAGCAGGGCTCGGCGCTCTCGTTCCTCGTTGATCCCGCCGACGATTATGTCGAGCGCTTCGTCTCCCACATCGACGTGCTCGGCGTGCTGACCGCCGCCGACATCATGGAGGAGGTGCCGGTCGCCCTCGCCGAATCGGCGGGGGACGCCGACATCGCCGCCGCGTTCGCGCGAACCGGCGCCCGCTTCGGATTCCTCGTCGACGCCGCCGGGCGGCCGACGGCGTCCCTGTCGGCCGGGGGCGCCGGCCGCGCCAAGCCCCACATCGTGCGTAGCGGCGAAACGCTCCGCTCCACGCTCGGCGTGCTCGCCCGCGACGGCCACGCGGTGGCGGTGATCGACGGCGACGGCGGCCTCATCGGGCTCCTCAGCGAGCACGGCGTCGTGGCGGCCCTCGCCGCGCAGCACCGGCGCACCCGCGCGCGGCAAGACGCGGCCCAAGGACCGGAGGCGTGA
- a CDS encoding ABC transporter permease, producing MDWTIPRFPLADLCDVALDWLTSHFSGVTRGISHAVSGWIEAATGALVAMPPWLLMIIAALLVWWLAGRRVAILTAAGFAFLWDLDLWEPTVETVVLVLFSTFVALLIGVPIGIFAALRPRLWRGVSPFLDMMQTMPSFVYLIPAIPFFGLGAVSACFATIVFAMPPTIRLTALGILQTPESLIEAADAFGSSRWQKLVKVQLPLAIPTIMAGINQTIMLALSMVVIAAMIGAGGLGGEVWRAIQRLEAGAGFAAGFAIVVLAIILDRVTQKIAKRLQADRHAG from the coding sequence ATGGATTGGACCATTCCACGCTTTCCGCTCGCCGATCTCTGCGACGTCGCGCTCGATTGGCTGACGAGCCACTTCTCCGGGGTCACCCGCGGCATCAGCCACGCCGTCTCGGGCTGGATCGAGGCGGCCACCGGCGCCCTCGTCGCGATGCCGCCCTGGCTTCTGATGATCATCGCGGCCCTCCTGGTGTGGTGGCTCGCCGGCCGCCGCGTCGCGATCCTCACCGCCGCCGGCTTCGCCTTCCTGTGGGATCTCGATCTCTGGGAGCCGACCGTCGAGACGGTGGTGCTCGTGCTGTTCTCGACCTTCGTCGCGCTCCTCATCGGCGTGCCGATCGGCATCTTCGCTGCGCTGCGGCCGCGGCTCTGGAGAGGCGTCAGCCCGTTCCTCGACATGATGCAGACGATGCCGTCGTTCGTGTACCTGATCCCGGCGATCCCCTTCTTCGGCCTCGGCGCGGTGTCGGCCTGTTTCGCCACGATCGTCTTCGCGATGCCGCCGACGATCCGCCTCACCGCCCTCGGCATTCTCCAGACGCCCGAGAGCCTCATCGAGGCGGCGGACGCGTTCGGCTCGAGCCGCTGGCAGAAGCTCGTGAAGGTTCAATTGCCGCTCGCCATCCCGACCATCATGGCCGGTATCAACCAGACCATCATGCTCGCCCTCTCGATGGTGGTGATCGCCGCCATGATCGGCGCAGGCGGGCTCGGCGGCGAGGTGTGGCGGGCCATCCAGCGGCTCGAAGCGGGGGCGGGATTCGCCGCCGGCTTCGCCATCGTGGTGCTCGCCATCATCCTCGACCGTGTCACCCAGAAGATCGCCAAGCGGCTCCAAGCCGACCGGCATGCCGGCTGA
- a CDS encoding glycine betaine ABC transporter substrate-binding protein — protein sequence MLKTLTKLASCAAMMLGLAAGAAQAAGKDVTIAYVEWSDTVVATNIVKTLLEEKGYTVKAVPLSAAAMWQAVASGEADAMLAAWLPTTHGAYYAKLKDDVVNLGPNATGAKIGLAVPTYVKDVNSIEDLNAHAKEFDDKIIGIDPGAGLMKATEKAIKDYGLKLKLVEGSDATMTGALKDAYTREQPIVVTAWTPHWMFAKYKLKYLADPKGVFGGDETVNTIVRKGLEKDMPEVYKILDNFQISLDDEQTVMVWNEEKGANPAATAKKWITENKAKVDAWLK from the coding sequence ATGCTGAAGACCCTGACGAAGCTCGCGAGTTGCGCCGCGATGATGCTCGGTCTCGCCGCCGGCGCCGCGCAGGCGGCCGGCAAGGACGTCACCATCGCCTATGTCGAATGGTCCGACACGGTGGTGGCGACGAACATCGTGAAGACCCTGCTCGAGGAGAAGGGTTACACGGTCAAGGCCGTTCCGCTCTCGGCGGCGGCGATGTGGCAGGCGGTCGCCTCCGGTGAGGCCGACGCGATGCTCGCCGCGTGGCTGCCGACGACCCACGGCGCCTACTACGCCAAGCTCAAGGACGACGTCGTCAATCTCGGCCCGAACGCGACCGGCGCCAAGATCGGCCTCGCGGTGCCGACTTATGTGAAGGACGTCAACTCGATCGAGGATCTGAACGCCCACGCCAAGGAATTCGACGACAAGATCATCGGCATCGATCCCGGCGCCGGCCTGATGAAGGCGACCGAGAAGGCGATCAAGGACTACGGGCTGAAGCTCAAGCTCGTCGAAGGCAGCGACGCCACCATGACCGGCGCCCTGAAGGACGCCTATACGCGCGAGCAGCCGATCGTGGTGACGGCGTGGACCCCGCACTGGATGTTCGCCAAGTACAAGCTCAAATACCTCGCCGATCCGAAGGGCGTGTTCGGCGGCGACGAGACGGTGAACACCATCGTCCGCAAGGGGCTCGAGAAGGACATGCCGGAGGTCTACAAGATCCTCGACAACTTCCAGATCTCCCTCGACGACGAGCAGACCGTGATGGTGTGGAACGAGGAGAAGGGCGCGAACCCGGCCGCGACCGCCAAGAAGTGGATCACCGAGAACAAGGCCAAGGTCGACGCCTGGCTGAAATGA
- a CDS encoding bifunctional [glutamine synthetase] adenylyltransferase/[glutamine synthetase]-adenylyl-L-tyrosine phosphorylase, whose translation MTETSGLEKGNGAAALAARVRLVPKADPEALSAVAADLVALARAADRPGLAACLEGDAHAARLVVAACADAPFLRDLVRLDLPRLDRILFESPERIVEEAIAAAALRQPGEAETMAVLRRLKQEVALTIALADLGGVWNVGQVTDALSRFADAAVQSAVRFLMTDAAAQGKVARDHPERPAEEHGYVVLAMGKHGAFELNYSSDIDLIVMYDAERAGLADPDEAGTFFVRLTRRLVRILQDRTADGYVFRTDLRLRPDPGATPLAISLPAALQYYESMGQNWERAALIKARPCAGDIAAGTAFLAEIRPFIWRKSFDYASIADVHSIKRQINAVKGHGVIAVAGHNVKLGRGGIREIEFFVQTQQLIAGGREPRLRGRSTRAMLAMLAELGWIEPAARDELDAAYVFLRAVEHRIQMERDAQSHTLPEDEAGLARIAWMMGFGDPSHFAERLREHLEAVQRHYVRLFESAPDLGGEGGDLVFTGSDDDPATIEHLAAIGFRQPSEVARAIRAWHFGRYRAVRSSRARERLTELIPALLGAFARTDNADAAFHAFDRFLSQLPAGVQLFSLLCSHPALLDLIALIMGAAPRLAAVLTRRPRVLDALLDPAFFDTVPDEVDLGTRFARSINEARSYEERLDRARIFGQEQAFLIGVRVLTGTIAPEAAGEAYAALADVVVRGLLAAASDELARQHGHVPGGQIALVAMGKLGGREMTAASDLDLILLYDHDEGAEHSDGPRPLAPSQYYARLTQRLVAALSAPTGEGTLYEVDFRLRPSGNAGPLATHIRGFEAYQATEAWTWEQMALTRARPIAGHADLIARVNAAIHTAVGRPRADLAGDVLEMRRRIERDKGSSDPWDIKVAPGGLIDVEFLAQYLMLANAAARPDSVIQTTARALAHLAETGLLAPGDADILVPAIGLYQALTQVLRLAVEGPFKADSVPRGVLDLIARAAAAPSFAAAEALLVETEAAVRATFDRLIGPVREG comes from the coding sequence ATGACCGAGACATCCGGGCTGGAGAAGGGGAACGGCGCCGCCGCGCTGGCGGCGCGGGTGCGCCTCGTGCCGAAGGCCGACCCGGAGGCCCTCTCCGCCGTCGCCGCCGATCTCGTCGCGCTCGCCCGCGCTGCGGACCGCCCCGGGCTTGCCGCGTGTCTCGAGGGCGACGCGCACGCCGCCCGGCTCGTCGTCGCCGCCTGCGCCGACGCGCCCTTCCTGCGCGATCTTGTCCGCCTCGATCTTCCCCGGCTCGACCGCATCCTGTTCGAAAGCCCGGAGCGCATCGTCGAGGAGGCGATCGCCGCCGCCGCCCTGCGCCAGCCCGGCGAGGCGGAGACGATGGCGGTGCTGCGCCGCCTCAAGCAGGAGGTCGCGCTCACGATCGCCCTCGCCGATCTCGGCGGCGTCTGGAACGTCGGTCAGGTCACGGATGCCCTGAGCCGCTTCGCCGATGCCGCCGTCCAGAGCGCGGTGCGCTTCCTGATGACCGATGCCGCCGCCCAGGGGAAGGTCGCCCGCGACCATCCGGAGCGTCCGGCCGAGGAGCACGGCTATGTCGTGCTTGCGATGGGCAAGCACGGCGCCTTCGAGCTCAACTATTCGAGCGATATCGACCTCATCGTGATGTACGACGCCGAGCGGGCCGGCCTCGCCGATCCCGACGAGGCGGGCACCTTCTTCGTGCGCCTGACGCGGCGGCTCGTCCGCATCCTCCAGGACCGCACCGCGGACGGCTACGTCTTCCGCACCGACCTGCGGCTCCGGCCCGATCCCGGGGCCACCCCGCTCGCCATCTCGCTCCCCGCCGCCCTGCAATATTACGAGAGTATGGGGCAGAACTGGGAGCGCGCCGCCCTCATCAAGGCGCGGCCCTGCGCCGGCGACATTGCGGCCGGAACCGCCTTCCTCGCCGAGATCCGCCCCTTCATCTGGCGCAAGTCGTTCGATTACGCCTCGATCGCCGACGTCCATTCGATCAAGCGACAGATCAACGCGGTGAAGGGGCACGGCGTCATCGCGGTCGCCGGGCACAACGTGAAGCTCGGGCGCGGCGGCATCCGCGAGATCGAGTTCTTCGTCCAGACCCAGCAGCTCATCGCCGGCGGACGCGAGCCACGGCTGCGCGGGCGCTCCACCCGCGCGATGCTTGCGATGCTCGCCGAGCTCGGCTGGATCGAGCCCGCGGCCCGCGACGAACTCGATGCGGCCTACGTGTTCCTGCGCGCCGTCGAACACCGCATTCAGATGGAGCGCGACGCCCAGAGCCACACCCTGCCCGAGGACGAAGCCGGCCTCGCACGGATCGCCTGGATGATGGGCTTCGGGGACCCCAGCCACTTCGCGGAGCGGCTCCGCGAGCACCTCGAGGCGGTGCAGCGCCATTATGTCCGCCTGTTCGAGAGCGCTCCCGATCTCGGCGGGGAGGGCGGCGACCTCGTGTTCACCGGCAGCGACGACGACCCGGCGACGATCGAGCACTTGGCGGCGATAGGCTTTCGCCAGCCCTCCGAGGTCGCCCGGGCGATCCGCGCCTGGCATTTCGGCCGCTACCGGGCGGTACGATCGAGCCGGGCCCGCGAGCGGTTGACCGAACTCATACCCGCCTTGCTCGGCGCGTTCGCCCGCACCGACAACGCCGACGCCGCCTTCCACGCCTTCGACCGCTTCCTGTCGCAGCTTCCCGCCGGCGTGCAGCTTTTCTCGCTCTTGTGCTCCCATCCGGCGCTGCTCGACCTTATCGCCCTCATCATGGGCGCCGCGCCGCGTCTTGCGGCGGTGCTCACGCGCCGGCCGCGGGTGCTCGATGCCCTGCTCGATCCGGCCTTCTTCGACACGGTGCCCGACGAGGTCGATCTCGGGACGCGCTTCGCCCGCTCGATCAATGAGGCGCGCTCCTACGAGGAACGGCTCGACCGTGCCCGCATCTTCGGCCAGGAGCAGGCCTTCCTGATCGGCGTCCGCGTGCTCACCGGCACCATCGCGCCGGAGGCCGCCGGCGAGGCCTATGCGGCGCTCGCCGACGTCGTGGTGCGCGGTCTGCTCGCGGCGGCCTCCGACGAACTCGCGCGCCAGCACGGCCACGTTCCCGGCGGTCAGATCGCCCTGGTCGCGATGGGCAAGCTCGGCGGGCGCGAGATGACGGCGGCCTCCGATCTCGATCTCATCCTGTTGTACGACCACGACGAGGGTGCCGAGCATTCGGACGGCCCCCGGCCGCTCGCACCGAGCCAATATTATGCTCGCCTGACCCAGCGCCTCGTCGCCGCCTTGAGCGCGCCGACCGGGGAGGGGACGCTCTACGAGGTGGATTTCCGCCTCCGCCCGTCCGGCAATGCGGGGCCGCTCGCGACCCACATCCGCGGCTTCGAGGCCTATCAGGCGACCGAGGCGTGGACCTGGGAGCAGATGGCGCTGACGCGGGCGCGGCCGATTGCCGGCCATGCCGACCTGATCGCCCGGGTCAATGCCGCGATCCACACCGCCGTCGGCCGCCCCCGCGCCGATCTCGCCGGCGACGTCCTGGAGATGCGCCGCCGCATCGAGCGGGACAAGGGCTCGTCCGATCCCTGGGATATCAAGGTCGCACCGGGCGGGCTCATCGACGTCGAATTCCTCGCCCAATATCTGATGCTTGCGAACGCCGCCGCGCGGCCCGACAGCGTGATCCAGACCACCGCGCGGGCGCTCGCGCACCTCGCCGAGACGGGGCTCCTCGCGCCGGGTGACGCCGACATCCTCGTGCCGGCGATCGGGCTCTATCAGGCGTTGACCCAGGTGCTGCGGCTCGCCGTCGAGGGGCCGTTCAAGGCCGATTCGGTGCCCCGCGGCGTGCTCGACCTCATCGCCCGTGCCGCCGCGGCGCCGTCCTTCGCTGCCGCTGAAGCCCTCCTCGTCGAGACCGAAGCCGCCGTGCGCGCCACCTTCGACCGCCTCATCGGCCCGGTCCGCGAAGGCTGA